In one window of Coralliovum pocilloporae DNA:
- the glcF gene encoding glycolate oxidase subunit GlcF codes for MQTNFTTEQLLDAGLKESEKILRTCVHCGFCTATCPTYVLLNDELDSPRGRIYLIKDMLENDKPANADVVRHVDRCLSCLSCMSTCPSGVHYMHLVDHARAYIEETYDRPFMDRLIRSILVFVLPHRSRFRLALMGGKLGRVFKPVLDRIPSMQRFSAMLSLVPSTSLAQADHPAPGHYPAPVEEPERQRVALLTGCAQPVLRPQINDATIRLLNRLNVDVVLPEGEGCCGALVHHMGRETDSLDAARRNVDAWWREKQAGGLDAILITASGCGTTIKDYGYMLRDDPAYAEKAAEISALAKDITEYLDSLSLPKGELPERLQVTYHSACSMQHGQQIKTTPKALLKKAGFAVKDVPEGHLCCGSAGTYNIMQPEIAEQLKERKLSNIMRTNPDVIAAGNIGCITQLASGTGTPIVHTVELLDWAYGGPRPEALEHTELKQSHS; via the coding sequence ATGCAAACCAATTTCACCACCGAGCAACTGCTTGATGCCGGGCTCAAAGAGTCTGAAAAAATCCTGCGGACATGTGTTCATTGCGGCTTCTGCACGGCGACTTGTCCCACCTATGTTCTGCTGAATGACGAGCTCGATTCCCCGCGTGGCAGGATCTATCTGATCAAGGACATGCTGGAAAACGACAAGCCGGCCAATGCGGATGTTGTCCGGCATGTGGACCGCTGCCTGTCGTGCCTGTCCTGCATGTCCACATGTCCGTCAGGGGTGCACTACATGCATCTGGTGGATCATGCCCGCGCCTATATTGAGGAGACTTATGATCGCCCGTTTATGGATCGCCTGATCCGATCCATCCTGGTCTTTGTTCTGCCTCATCGCTCCCGGTTTCGCCTTGCTCTTATGGGCGGGAAACTCGGACGCGTGTTCAAGCCGGTTCTTGACCGGATTCCATCGATGCAGCGCTTCAGTGCCATGCTCTCCCTTGTCCCCTCCACATCATTAGCGCAGGCGGATCATCCGGCGCCAGGGCACTATCCAGCACCTGTCGAGGAGCCGGAACGGCAACGGGTCGCCCTCCTTACAGGCTGTGCCCAGCCTGTTCTGAGGCCCCAGATCAATGACGCCACCATACGCCTACTGAACAGGCTGAACGTGGATGTTGTTCTGCCGGAGGGTGAAGGTTGCTGCGGAGCTCTTGTTCATCACATGGGTCGAGAGACCGACTCTCTTGATGCCGCGCGTCGCAATGTGGATGCCTGGTGGCGCGAGAAACAGGCTGGCGGCCTGGATGCCATTCTGATCACCGCGTCCGGTTGCGGCACGACCATCAAGGATTACGGCTATATGCTGCGGGATGATCCGGCTTACGCGGAAAAGGCTGCCGAAATCTCTGCGCTTGCAAAGGACATCACCGAATATCTGGACAGCCTGTCCCTGCCAAAGGGAGAGCTACCCGAGCGCCTGCAGGTAACCTATCACTCCGCCTGCTCCATGCAGCATGGCCAGCAGATCAAGACAACTCCGAAGGCTCTGCTGAAGAAAGCAGGATTTGCAGTCAAGGATGTTCCGGAAGGCCATCTCTGCTGCGGCTCGGCAGGCACTTACAACATCATGCAGCCGGAGATCGCAGAGCAACTCAAGGAGCGCAAGCTTTCCAACATCATGCGCACAAACCCGGATGTGATTGCAGCAGGCAATATCGGCTGCATCACCCAGTTGGCAAGCGGCACCGGAACGCCGATTGTTCATACTGTGGAGTTGCTGGACTGGGCCTATGGCGGACCAAGGCCTGAGGCGCTAGAGCATACTGAGCTTAAACAGAGTCACTCATAA